Proteins encoded together in one Falco peregrinus isolate bFalPer1 chromosome 2, bFalPer1.pri, whole genome shotgun sequence window:
- the LOC101911736 gene encoding LOW QUALITY PROTEIN: heparan sulfate glucosamine 3-O-sulfotransferase 3A1 (The sequence of the model RefSeq protein was modified relative to this genomic sequence to represent the inferred CDS: deleted 1 base in 1 codon), with protein MAVSAAAAPAAEPLPRSIFKKFLVMLCSLLMSLYVFYCLADRCQTLPGPIIAAGAASEEEEGGGGGYLGGSAELPPWQAAAARRKRLLQRLKQRRRRQEAAPGEGVPAGGGGSRAGGSGGGGGSAAGTPGTLTLLLGEGTKRLPQAIIIGVKKGGTRALLEFLRVHPDVRAVGAEPHFFDRNYERGLAWYRDLMPRTLEGQITMEKTPSYFVTKEAPARISSMSKGTKLIVVVRDPVTRAISDYTQTLSKKPDIPTFESLTFKNRTTGLIDTSWSAIQIGIYAKHLENWLLYFPIGQILFVSGERLISDPAGELGRVQDFLGLKRIITDKHFYFNKTKGFPCLKKAEGSSKPHCLGKTKGRTHPDIDQEVVQRLRDFYRPFNMKFYQMTGQDFGWD; from the exons ATGGCCGTGagcgcggcggccgcc cccgccgccgagCCGCTGCCCCGCAGCATCTTCAAGAAGTTCCTGGTGATGCTCTGCTCGCTCCTGATGTCCCTCTACGTCTTCTACTGCCTGGCCGACCGCTGCCAGACGCTGCCCGGCCCCATCATCGCCGCCGGTGCCGCctcggaggaggaggagggcggcggcggcgggtaCCTGGGGGGCTCGGCCGAGCTGCCCCCCtggcaggcggcggcggcgcggcggaaGCGGCTGCTGCAGCGGCTCaagcagcggcggcggcggcaggaggCGGCGCCGGGCGAGGGGGTgccggccgggggcggcgggagccggGCCGGCGGctcgggcggcggcgggggcagcgcggcgggcaCCCCCGGCACCCTGACGCTGCTGCTGGGCGAGGGCACCAAGCGGCTGCCGCAGGCCATCATCATCGGCGTGAAGAAGGGGGGGACGCGGGCGCTGCTGGAGTTCCTGCGGGTGCACCCCGACGTCCGCGCCGTCGGCGCCGAGCCCCACTTCTTCGACCGCAACTACGAGCGGGGACTCGCCTGGTACAG GGACCTCATGCCCAGGACCCTGGAGGGGCAGATCACCATGGAGAAGACCCCCAGCTACTTTGTCACCAAGGAGGCCCCTGCCCGCATCTCCTCCATGTCCAAGGGCACGAAGCTCATCGTGGTGGTGCGGGACCCCGTGACCAGAGCCATCTCGGACTACACCCAGACGCTCTCCAAGAAGCCCGACATCCCCACCTTTGAGAGCCTGACCTTCAAAAACAGGACTACGGGCCTGATCGACACCTCGTGGAGCGCCATCCAGATTGGCATCTACGCCAAGCACCTGGAGAACTGGCTCCTCTACTTCCCCATCGGGCAGATCCTCTTCGTCAGTGGGGAGAGGCTGATCAGCGACCCCGcgggggagctgggcagggtcCAGGACTTTCTGGGCCTCAAGAGGATCATCACCGACAAACACTTCTACTTCAACAAAACCAAGGGGTTCCCGTGCCTGAAGAAGGCggagggcagcagcaagccCCACTGCCTGGGGAAGACGAAAGGCAGGACCCACCCCGACATAGACCAGGAGGTGGTGCAGAGACTGCGGGACTTCTACCGGCCCTTCAACATGAAGTTCTACCAGATGACGGGGCAGGACTTTGGCTGGGACtga